The Deltaproteobacteria bacterium DNA window TCACCAGATGATTCTTCGGGTCGATCCCCATGACGATGTTTTGGATGATGGAGCCGGGTCTGTGGGGCCGCAGTTGGATGAGATCAAGCATTTTGTCCTGAATCATCGCCTCGCGCGCATTGGCCTTTGGATAATCGCGGACTTCAAATTCTTTTTCGATATCGCCCAAGCCTTCCATGAAAGTCAGCGCCTCCTTGGCGAGAAGTTTGGAGATTTTTCGATAAACCTCTACTTGCGTGTCGCCGGGGACATAAATCCAGAGCGTTTTTCCGTCGCTGATATACTGCCGCCCCGGCTCGTCTTTGTATTCGATCCGGAGTTTTCCCGGTTTTTTGAT harbors:
- a CDS encoding outer membrane lipoprotein carrier protein LolA is translated as MIRFFALILGLLLPIAGHAADAERTVANLQKTYQEAVSWKASFVQSTFVELLGRNINKTGEIVIKKPGKLRIEYKDEPGRQYISDGKTLWIYVPGDTQVEVYRKISKLLAKEALTFMEGLGDIEKEFEVRDYPKANAREAMIQDKMLDLIQLRPHRPGSIIQNIVMGIDPKNHLVIEVTIFNESGNVTHYTFKNIKLNSDVADELFIFKKEKGIREIRGS